The proteins below come from a single Patescibacteria group bacterium genomic window:
- a CDS encoding site-2 protease family protein, with product MNDQRNQAAEKRPLVTGKELLLAALFFLVIAWLASWKFALIMMGSLLIHEFGHGWAMKRLGCGIRGFYFVPLLGLAVSPLRKWESRRDETIIALMGPAWGFALGLACLGLYFLTNEPIFAGAAMFNGFLNLFNLLPVNPVDGGRAAKSIAYSISPKFGLAVLVAGLGLTACLGLFFSPIVVAFIGLAGYFDLKQEISDQRQQRDRERIIAAFAEKLGVEPKVNVVSDALQQIFDCINAGLIDWSELHDEGLRQRMKNCGLTSGDMMKLFWTRIAVDATEPRRSFRSRATSAQELWALTDDDDFRQTPLGKFLKTKPLPVMTRDEALNGFVAYAALAGGLFWLFTAASQIMNFTELLKALS from the coding sequence GTGAACGACCAACGCAACCAGGCCGCCGAAAAGCGGCCGCTCGTAACCGGCAAGGAACTGCTGTTAGCCGCGTTATTCTTCCTCGTCATCGCCTGGCTCGCGAGCTGGAAGTTCGCGCTCATCATGATGGGCTCGCTCCTCATCCATGAATTCGGACACGGCTGGGCCATGAAACGCCTCGGCTGCGGTATCCGGGGATTCTACTTCGTGCCGCTCCTGGGACTCGCGGTCTCCCCGCTCAGGAAATGGGAATCGCGCCGGGACGAGACGATCATCGCGCTCATGGGACCGGCCTGGGGCTTTGCCCTGGGACTCGCCTGTCTGGGCCTCTACTTCCTGACCAACGAACCGATCTTCGCCGGCGCAGCCATGTTCAACGGTTTCCTGAATCTCTTCAATCTGCTGCCGGTCAACCCGGTTGATGGCGGCCGGGCGGCGAAATCCATCGCCTACTCGATCTCGCCCAAGTTCGGACTCGCCGTGCTGGTGGCCGGACTCGGATTGACGGCCTGCCTCGGACTCTTCTTCTCTCCGATCGTCGTCGCTTTCATCGGCTTGGCCGGTTACTTCGACCTCAAGCAGGAGATCAGCGACCAACGCCAACAGCGCGACCGCGAACGGATCATCGCCGCCTTCGCCGAAAAGCTCGGCGTCGAACCGAAGGTGAACGTCGTAAGCGACGCTTTGCAGCAGATCTTCGACTGCATCAATGCCGGCCTCATAGACTGGAGCGAACTGCACGACGAAGGACTGCGCCAGCGCATGAAAAACTGCGGCCTCACCTCTGGCGACATGATGAAGCTCTTCTGGACGCGGATCGCCGTCGATGCCACCGAACCGCGCCGCTCGTTCAGATCCCGCGCCACTTCGGCGCAGGAACTTTGGGCCCTGACGGACGACGACGATTTCCGCCAGACGCCGCTCGGCAAGTTCCTCAAAACGAAACCGCTCCCGGTGATGACGCGCGATGAAGCGCTGAACGGCTTCGTGGCCTACGCCGCGCTCGCCGGCGGACTATTCTGGCTGTTCACCGCCGCCTCGCAGATCATGAACTTCACGGAACTTCTCAAAGCTCTCAGCTGA
- a CDS encoding ribonuclease H-like domain-containing protein: MRNEIVLDIETSNSFADVGKYDPSLLKVSLVVIYSYATDSYEAFFEADLPKLWRHLEAADRIIGYNLFGFDYRVLNTYYPGDLSKFPTLDIMLEIEKVLGFRLKLDDVAHGSLGVGKSGNGLQAIEFFRRGELEKLREYCQQDVKVTKEVYEYGLANKAIKFKDRAGRLMPVAVNFEPAPVETAINLTMPF, translated from the coding sequence ATGCGCAACGAGATCGTTCTCGACATCGAGACCAGCAATAGTTTCGCGGACGTGGGCAAGTACGACCCGTCCCTGCTTAAGGTTTCGCTCGTCGTGATCTATTCGTATGCGACCGATTCCTACGAAGCTTTTTTCGAAGCGGACCTGCCGAAACTCTGGCGTCATCTCGAAGCCGCCGACCGCATCATCGGCTATAACCTTTTCGGATTCGATTATCGCGTACTGAACACCTATTATCCCGGCGACCTCTCCAAGTTCCCGACGCTCGACATCATGCTCGAGATCGAGAAGGTCCTCGGTTTCCGGCTCAAGCTCGACGACGTGGCCCACGGTTCGCTCGGCGTCGGCAAGAGCGGCAACGGGCTGCAGGCGATCGAGTTCTTCCGCCGCGGCGAACTCGAGAAGCTGCGGGAGTACTGCCAGCAGGACGTCAAAGTGACCAAGGAGGTCTATGAGTACGGCCTCGCGAACAAAGCGATCAAGTTCAAGGACCGCGCTGGGCGGCTCATGCCGGTCGCGGTGAATTTCGAACCCGCGCCGGTGGAGACGGCGATCAATCTGACGATGCCGTTTTGA
- a CDS encoding vitamin B12-dependent ribonucleotide reductase produces the protein MEHALSGWSGNLPEKTPAKDNQRVVEAVVAQISGLSRVKKIRLPDGSTLDFSPAAVGSALAAVLKESGVNDEASLAQLTHQAVSRIDRQFGALEIPRSVDIDRIIATILIDNNLAYAAKRFLLAEMPVSKTAAGSGLGVRFRRRYTRLGTHPYDEIAWEQRDAIIKNDKGVSVFEQRGVEVPASWSQGATNIVASKYFRGKIGGADREWSVRQLVDRVVKTITEWGVTGGYFATEADAETFDAELTHLLVNQAAAFNSPVWFNVGAGPKPQCSACFINSVRDDMRSILNLTVTEGMLFKYGSGTGTNLSALRSSKEMLAHSNGKASGPVSFMKGYDAFAGVIKSGGKTRRAAKMVILNVDHPDIEDFITCKTREERKAKALIGAGYDGSIDGDAYASVFFQNANNSVRVTDDFMHACVEDGEWQTKAVTTGDTVETLKARELLGKMAKAAWECGDPGLQYDTTVNRWNPVANSGRINGSNPCSEYMFLDDSSCNLASLNLMKFRRPDGELDAEAVKHAVALIITAQEIIVDNAGYPTPAIEQKSTDFRALGIGYANLGALLMSRGLAYDSDEGRNYAAAVTSLMTGQAYYQSARLAEAQGPFAFFRFNEKPFLKVIGMHRDRAYASADAGVPDELVVESRHAWDNALEHGLGHGYRNAQVSLLAPTGTIGFMMDCDTTGIEPDIALVKYKWLVGGGLMKIVNQTVPEALTRLGYSDAERAAILDHLDKNDTIEGAPGLKEEHCRVFDCAFKPAKGKRFISYEGHIKMMAAVQPFLSGAISKTVNMPAEATPEDIEKVFIEAWKIGLKSIAVYRDGSKGQQVLTTSSGKEEKKEEAAAKPAERREAPVMASAAAPVAPIVSPEAGRGGHLPLRRRLPDERKSITHKFSVAGHEGYITVGLYDDGTPGEIFLRMAKGGSVISGLMDALALSTSIALQYGVPLRVMVNKFIHVRFEPSGFTTNPHIRIAKSLVDYMFRWLAMKFLPLEDQIAAGVHLDVQTIHEAGESDVRASSAAEAAADSAAAQAAAVPPPEQLNLSDIQPAARERRDPELADSSDALTAGFDNHSDAPACFTCGAMMVRNGACYKCLNCGSTSGCS, from the coding sequence ATGGAACATGCTCTCTCGGGCTGGTCGGGAAATTTGCCGGAAAAAACGCCGGCCAAGGACAACCAGCGCGTCGTCGAAGCCGTCGTCGCCCAGATCTCCGGACTGTCGCGCGTGAAGAAGATCCGCCTGCCGGACGGCAGCACGCTGGATTTCTCTCCGGCGGCCGTCGGTTCGGCGCTCGCCGCGGTCCTGAAGGAGTCGGGCGTGAACGACGAAGCGTCGCTCGCACAGCTCACGCATCAGGCCGTGTCCCGGATCGACCGCCAGTTCGGCGCGCTCGAGATCCCGCGGTCGGTCGACATCGACCGGATCATTGCCACCATTCTCATCGACAACAACCTGGCCTATGCCGCTAAACGTTTTCTACTGGCGGAGATGCCGGTCAGCAAGACCGCGGCCGGTTCCGGCCTCGGCGTCAGGTTCCGCCGCCGCTACACTCGCCTCGGCACCCATCCCTACGACGAGATCGCCTGGGAACAGCGCGACGCTATCATCAAGAATGACAAGGGTGTTTCGGTTTTCGAGCAGCGCGGCGTCGAAGTGCCGGCTTCCTGGAGCCAGGGCGCGACCAACATCGTCGCTTCGAAATATTTCCGCGGCAAGATCGGCGGCGCCGATCGCGAGTGGTCGGTGCGGCAGCTCGTCGATCGCGTCGTGAAAACCATCACCGAGTGGGGCGTGACCGGCGGCTACTTCGCCACCGAGGCCGACGCCGAAACGTTCGACGCCGAACTCACGCATCTTCTCGTCAATCAGGCCGCCGCTTTCAACAGCCCGGTCTGGTTCAACGTCGGCGCCGGTCCGAAGCCGCAGTGCTCGGCCTGCTTCATTAATTCGGTCCGCGACGACATGCGCTCCATCCTGAACCTGACCGTCACCGAGGGCATGCTCTTCAAGTATGGCTCCGGCACCGGCACCAACCTGTCAGCCCTGCGTTCGTCGAAGGAGATGTTGGCCCATTCGAACGGCAAAGCCTCGGGTCCGGTCTCGTTCATGAAGGGCTACGACGCTTTCGCCGGGGTCATCAAATCCGGCGGCAAGACCCGCCGCGCGGCTAAGATGGTCATCCTGAACGTCGACCATCCGGACATCGAGGATTTCATCACCTGCAAGACCCGCGAAGAACGCAAAGCCAAGGCGCTGATCGGCGCCGGCTATGACGGTTCCATCGACGGCGACGCCTATGCTTCGGTCTTCTTCCAGAACGCCAATAACAGCGTGCGCGTCACGGATGATTTCATGCACGCGTGCGTCGAGGATGGGGAGTGGCAGACCAAGGCCGTGACCACGGGCGATACGGTCGAGACGCTCAAGGCTCGCGAGCTCTTGGGCAAGATGGCCAAAGCGGCCTGGGAGTGCGGCGATCCGGGACTCCAGTACGACACGACCGTGAACCGCTGGAATCCGGTGGCCAATTCCGGCCGCATCAACGGTTCCAATCCCTGTTCCGAGTACATGTTCCTCGATGACAGCTCCTGCAACCTGGCTTCGCTGAATCTCATGAAGTTCCGCCGGCCGGACGGCGAGCTCGATGCCGAGGCCGTCAAACACGCCGTGGCGCTCATCATCACCGCGCAGGAGATCATCGTTGACAACGCCGGTTATCCGACGCCGGCCATCGAACAGAAGAGCACGGATTTCCGGGCGCTCGGCATCGGCTACGCCAATCTCGGCGCCCTCCTGATGTCGCGCGGCCTGGCTTACGATTCCGACGAGGGCCGCAATTACGCCGCCGCCGTGACCTCGCTCATGACCGGCCAGGCCTACTATCAGTCGGCCCGGCTCGCCGAGGCTCAGGGGCCATTCGCGTTCTTCCGGTTCAACGAAAAACCCTTCCTTAAGGTCATCGGGATGCATCGCGATCGCGCGTATGCCTCCGCTGACGCCGGCGTGCCTGACGAACTCGTCGTCGAGTCGCGCCACGCCTGGGATAACGCTTTGGAGCACGGGCTCGGCCACGGCTACCGCAACGCCCAGGTCTCGCTCTTGGCGCCCACCGGCACCATCGGCTTCATGATGGATTGCGACACGACCGGCATCGAACCGGATATCGCGCTCGTCAAATACAAGTGGCTGGTGGGCGGCGGTCTCATGAAGATCGTCAACCAGACCGTGCCCGAGGCGCTGACCCGGCTCGGTTATTCCGACGCCGAGCGCGCCGCCATCCTCGATCATCTCGACAAGAACGACACCATCGAGGGCGCTCCGGGATTGAAGGAAGAGCACTGCCGCGTCTTTGATTGCGCGTTCAAGCCGGCCAAGGGTAAGCGCTTCATCAGCTACGAAGGCCACATCAAGATGATGGCCGCGGTCCAGCCGTTCCTGTCGGGCGCGATTTCGAAGACCGTCAACATGCCGGCTGAAGCGACTCCGGAGGACATCGAGAAGGTGTTCATCGAGGCCTGGAAGATCGGCCTCAAGTCCATCGCCGTTTATCGCGACGGTTCGAAGGGCCAGCAAGTGCTGACCACTTCGTCCGGCAAAGAAGAGAAGAAGGAAGAGGCGGCGGCTAAGCCAGCCGAACGCCGCGAAGCGCCGGTTATGGCGTCGGCCGCAGCGCCGGTTGCGCCCATCGTTTCGCCCGAAGCGGGCCGGGGCGGCCATTTGCCGCTGCGCCGCCGCTTGCCGGACGAACGCAAGTCCATCACGCACAAGTTCTCGGTCGCCGGGCACGAGGGTTACATCACCGTCGGCCTCTATGACGACGGCACGCCGGGCGAGATTTTCTTGCGTATGGCCAAGGGTGGTTCGGTGATCTCTGGCCTCATGGATGCACTAGCGCTCTCGACCTCGATCGCGCTCCAGTACGGCGTGCCGCTGCGGGTGATGGTCAACAAGTTCATCCATGTCCGGTTCGAGCCGTCGGGTTTCACGACCAATCCCCACATCCGCATCGCGAAGTCGCTCGTTGATTACATGTTCCGCTGGCTGGCCATGAAGTTCCTGCCGCTTGAAGATCAGATCGCCGCCGGGGTGCATCTCGACGTCCAGACCATCCACGAGGCGGGGGAGTCCGACGTGCGCGCTTCCTCGGCTGCCGAAGCCGCCGCTGATTCCGCCGCCGCCCAGGCGGCCGCCGTGCCGCCGCCGGAGCAACTGAATCTGTCTGATATCCAACCGGCCGCTCGCGAGCGGCGGGATCCGGAGCTGGCCGACAGTTCTGACGCGCTCACAGCCGGATTCGACAATCATTCCGACGCGCCGGCTTGCTTCACTTGCGGGGCGATGATGGTGCGGAACGGCGCTTGCTACAAGTGCCTGAATTGCGGCTCGACGAGCGGGTGTTCTTGA
- a CDS encoding S41 family peptidase — MRRSFIALAIGVLPVTTFILGLVIGRGNQRPPARQFSEVWNYIEDNYAAGPLDQDKMLRSALTGLIGSLHRQDDTFSAYYDPETVRQMERAEKDSTSDLGTITDLRTDPPTIVGLIPNSPAEKAGVFPGDRLLAINGRSASGLTRQGLVTLRSTRLAGKTIRLLIGREGAAEPLQFDIDAVPAAYDLVSLRLVQANGRRLAIIRIADLTGDAAARFDQAADDALKAGIEGLIIDLRGNPGGTVDNVCHIVSAWIGSNSCMMITYAHDNAKFASRLTEYSPLASKPTIVLVDGGSASAAEVMAGALQDYGLAQVVGTQTFGKGVGQVDLQLSDGSVISLVTTRWFTPKKFRSVHNVGLTPDVIVPRTTADFQMNRDPQLDKALELLAK; from the coding sequence ATGAGACGTTCTTTCATAGCATTGGCGATTGGGGTTCTGCCCGTCACCACCTTCATCCTCGGCCTGGTCATCGGCCGAGGCAACCAGAGACCGCCTGCGCGGCAATTCAGCGAGGTCTGGAACTACATCGAGGATAACTACGCCGCCGGACCGCTGGACCAGGACAAGATGCTCCGTAGCGCCCTTACCGGACTCATCGGCTCGCTGCACCGCCAGGACGACACGTTCTCGGCTTACTACGATCCCGAGACGGTGCGGCAGATGGAGCGGGCGGAAAAAGACTCGACCTCCGACCTGGGCACCATTACTGATCTCCGGACCGACCCGCCGACCATTGTCGGGCTCATACCCAATTCGCCGGCGGAAAAAGCCGGGGTCTTCCCCGGCGACCGGCTGTTGGCCATCAACGGCCGCAGCGCTTCGGGACTCACCCGCCAAGGCCTGGTTACCCTGCGGAGCACGCGGCTCGCCGGCAAGACGATCCGCCTGCTCATCGGACGTGAAGGAGCCGCTGAACCGCTGCAGTTCGACATCGATGCTGTCCCGGCGGCTTACGACCTGGTCAGTCTGCGGCTGGTCCAAGCGAACGGTCGTCGTCTGGCGATCATCCGGATCGCCGACTTAACCGGGGATGCTGCCGCCAGATTCGACCAAGCGGCAGACGACGCGCTGAAAGCCGGGATCGAAGGCCTGATCATCGACCTCCGAGGCAATCCCGGCGGCACCGTCGACAACGTCTGCCACATCGTCAGTGCCTGGATCGGCTCGAATAGCTGCATGATGATCACCTATGCGCACGACAACGCGAAATTCGCCTCACGATTGACCGAATACTCGCCGCTGGCCAGCAAACCGACGATCGTGCTCGTCGACGGCGGATCAGCCTCGGCGGCAGAGGTCATGGCCGGCGCCTTGCAGGACTATGGCCTAGCCCAAGTGGTCGGAACGCAGACCTTCGGAAAAGGCGTCGGCCAAGTTGACCTCCAACTGAGCGACGGTTCCGTCATCAGTCTGGTGACCACGCGCTGGTTCACGCCCAAAAAATTCCGCTCGGTCCACAATGTCGGCCTGACGCCGGACGTGATCGTGCCTCGGACGACGGCGGACTTCCAGATGAACCGCGACCCGCAACTCGACAAGGCGCTCGAACTCCTCGCCAAGTGA
- a CDS encoding S41 family peptidase, which produces MSRSLTTKTLLVLLATSGIYTGGFLLGRRTAETVETVPPVSQIESLPPEPASLNGMCSESPDKVAGVDFETYRQVWMMIRSQYFDSSSVSDSKLFYGSLAGMVAALDDPHSRFFDPTEAKQFEEAKSGKFCGIGAVLEDKQETLTIIRIMPGSPAERAGLKAGDQILTIDGQPTKDKKIDECVTKIRGAKKTKVKLLVNRPGLPQPQEFMITRDEVTIESVKWKMIERGGKHLAVIQIAEFQRNTDEQFDEAVAAIIKAKADGLVLDLRDNPGGYLHIAIDIAGEWIGSGVVVQQKYRDGTIEKSGVQHKARLAAMPTIVLLNKNSASASEVLTGALKDNDKIRIVGEKSYGKGCVQTGYDLPDGSYVKLTISLWLTPSGNMIHKVGIEPDVAVPLTEDDAKNERDPQLDKALELLAK; this is translated from the coding sequence ATGTCACGCTCTTTGACAACCAAAACCCTGCTTGTTCTGCTCGCTACCAGCGGCATCTACACCGGCGGATTCCTCCTGGGACGCCGCACAGCCGAGACAGTCGAAACTGTCCCGCCAGTCAGCCAGATCGAATCCCTCCCGCCGGAACCAGCCTCGCTCAACGGGATGTGCAGCGAATCTCCAGACAAGGTTGCAGGCGTGGATTTCGAAACCTACCGGCAGGTTTGGATGATGATCAGGAGCCAGTACTTCGATTCGAGCTCGGTCTCGGATTCCAAACTCTTCTACGGCTCGCTCGCTGGCATGGTCGCCGCGCTCGATGACCCGCATTCGCGATTCTTCGACCCGACCGAAGCCAAGCAATTCGAAGAAGCCAAGTCCGGAAAATTCTGCGGCATCGGCGCGGTCCTCGAAGACAAGCAAGAGACCCTGACCATCATCCGGATCATGCCGGGCTCGCCGGCGGAACGCGCCGGGCTCAAGGCCGGAGACCAGATCCTGACGATTGACGGACAGCCGACGAAGGACAAAAAGATCGACGAATGCGTCACGAAGATCCGCGGGGCCAAGAAGACCAAGGTCAAACTGCTCGTGAACCGCCCGGGCCTGCCCCAACCGCAGGAATTCATGATCACGCGCGACGAAGTCACGATCGAATCCGTCAAATGGAAAATGATCGAACGCGGCGGAAAGCATCTCGCCGTGATCCAGATCGCCGAATTCCAGAGAAACACCGACGAGCAGTTCGACGAGGCCGTGGCGGCGATCATCAAAGCCAAAGCCGACGGACTGGTCCTCGACCTGCGCGACAACCCCGGCGGCTATCTCCACATCGCTATCGACATCGCCGGTGAATGGATCGGCAGCGGCGTAGTGGTTCAGCAAAAATATCGCGACGGCACCATCGAAAAAAGCGGCGTGCAACACAAAGCCCGTCTCGCCGCGATGCCGACCATCGTGCTACTGAACAAGAACTCAGCCTCCGCTTCGGAGGTGCTCACCGGCGCCCTGAAAGACAACGACAAGATCAGGATCGTCGGCGAAAAGAGCTATGGCAAAGGCTGCGTCCAGACCGGATACGACCTGCCGGACGGCTCCTACGTGAAGCTCACGATCAGTCTCTGGCTCACGCCATCGGGAAACATGATCCATAAAGTGGGCATCGAACCCGACGTCGCGGTACCGCTCACCGAAGACGACGCGAAAAATGAACGCGACCCACAGCTCGACAAGGCGCTCGAACTCCTCGCCAAGTGA
- a CDS encoding HAD hydrolase-like protein, producing MKGYRSVFSFRYGIFDMDGTLIDSMQPCLKIFADLVASYGLDEAAARDSFAAATSAKLTDIFRQTINAAGDNPTDKEIASLFLEFERRIRLVPIDYLAGAKRLLRALAGKGVTIFVSSGSPDETVSRRLGSELARGRFKLTLGSTAIPKGPLHIQAFADAAGVCITEFARDCFYCGDSEMDMLIGHRFDLYTVGVLGTITAERLRAAGARRVIPGIDALLADPR from the coding sequence ATGAAGGGTTATCGCAGCGTCTTCTCTTTCCGCTACGGTATCTTCGACATGGACGGCACGCTGATTGACAGCATGCAGCCGTGCCTCAAGATCTTCGCCGACCTCGTGGCCAGCTACGGCCTCGACGAAGCGGCCGCCCGGGATTCATTCGCGGCCGCGACCAGCGCCAAACTCACGGATATCTTCCGTCAGACGATCAACGCGGCCGGCGACAACCCGACCGACAAGGAAATCGCCAGCCTCTTCCTCGAATTCGAGCGGCGCATCCGCCTCGTGCCGATCGACTATCTCGCCGGCGCGAAAAGGCTCCTGCGCGCGCTCGCCGGCAAAGGCGTCACGATCTTCGTCTCCAGCGGCTCGCCGGATGAGACAGTCAGCCGCCGCCTCGGCTCCGAACTCGCCCGCGGCCGCTTCAAGCTGACGCTCGGCTCGACAGCCATTCCGAAAGGACCGCTGCATATCCAGGCCTTCGCGGACGCCGCCGGCGTCTGCATCACCGAGTTCGCGCGCGACTGCTTCTACTGCGGCGATTCGGAGATGGACATGCTCATCGGCCACCGCTTCGACCTGTACACCGTGGGCGTCCTCGGCACGATCACCGCCGAACGTCTGCGCGCCGCCGGAGCCAGGCGCGTCATCCCAGGCATCGACGCCCTGCTCGCCGATCCGCGCTGA
- a CDS encoding trypsin-like peptidase domain-containing protein — translation MPSKQTLSSNRFFIVNIILTAAVATLFGFAAGLVASSGRLTGGLFQMLPAAVRQVIDPAAGQFQSGAERYSLPQLRGRLKQTTSEQAAIEVVKKSSPAVVSIVVSKDMPVYEQYLAPQENDDLFQQFFGDMPGLQFNVPQYRQNGTAKQEIGAGSGFLISADGYIVTNRHVVADEKASYTVVLQDQRKFEAKVLGRDAVSDIAVLKIEGMDFPFVALGDSDKLQVGQSVIAIGYALGRFSNSVSFGIISGLQRSLTANDGLGGSQGLFDVIQSDAAINPGNSGGPLLNLKSEVIGVNVAIVQGSQNISFSLPINDVKTVVSSLRATGKIVRPFLGVRFVMISKELQAANQLSVDHGALVVRGQAQTDLAVMPGSPADLAGIVENDIILEINGKELTADYPLQLAVTKLAAGDTVKLKILHKGEEKVVEVKLTEKK, via the coding sequence ATGCCCAGCAAACAGACGTTGTCGTCCAACCGGTTCTTCATCGTCAATATCATCCTGACCGCGGCCGTAGCCACCTTGTTCGGCTTTGCCGCCGGTCTCGTCGCTTCGAGCGGCCGCCTGACCGGCGGATTATTCCAAATGCTGCCGGCCGCCGTGCGCCAGGTCATTGATCCGGCGGCTGGCCAGTTTCAATCCGGCGCGGAGAGATATTCTTTGCCGCAGTTGCGCGGCCGGCTGAAACAGACCACCAGCGAACAGGCCGCCATCGAGGTCGTGAAAAAATCTTCGCCAGCCGTGGTCTCGATCGTCGTCTCCAAGGATATGCCGGTCTATGAACAATATCTGGCGCCGCAGGAGAACGACGATCTCTTTCAGCAGTTCTTCGGCGACATGCCGGGTTTGCAGTTCAACGTTCCGCAATACCGTCAGAACGGCACGGCGAAGCAGGAGATCGGCGCCGGTTCTGGTTTCCTGATCTCGGCTGACGGCTATATCGTCACCAACCGGCACGTCGTCGCCGACGAGAAGGCTTCCTACACGGTCGTGCTGCAGGACCAGCGCAAGTTCGAAGCCAAGGTGCTCGGCCGCGACGCGGTCAGCGACATCGCAGTCCTGAAGATCGAGGGGATGGATTTTCCTTTCGTCGCGCTCGGGGATTCGGACAAGCTACAGGTCGGGCAGAGCGTCATCGCCATCGGTTACGCGCTGGGGCGTTTCAGCAACAGCGTCTCTTTCGGCATCATTTCCGGATTGCAGCGCTCGCTCACCGCGAACGACGGTTTGGGCGGCTCGCAAGGACTTTTCGACGTCATTCAGTCGGACGCGGCCATCAATCCGGGCAACTCCGGCGGGCCGCTCCTGAATCTGAAGAGCGAGGTCATCGGCGTCAACGTAGCCATCGTCCAGGGCTCGCAGAACATCAGTTTCTCGTTGCCGATCAATGACGTGAAGACTGTTGTTTCGAGTCTGCGCGCCACTGGCAAGATTGTCCGGCCGTTCCTGGGCGTGCGCTTCGTCATGATCTCGAAAGAGCTGCAAGCTGCCAATCAGCTATCGGTCGATCACGGCGCGCTCGTCGTCCGCGGCCAGGCGCAGACCGACCTCGCGGTCATGCCGGGTTCGCCGGCCGATCTCGCCGGCATCGTCGAGAACGACATCATCCTGGAGATTAACGGCAAAGAGCTGACCGCCGATTATCCGCTGCAGCTCGCGGTGACCAAGCTTGCCGCCGGCGACACAGTGAAGCTGAAGATCCTGCATAAAGGCGAAGAGAAGGTCGTCGAGGTCAAGCTGACGGAGAAGAAATAA
- a CDS encoding cob(I)yrinic acid a,c-diamide adenosyltransferase — protein MKTADKKSGRGRGLIQVYTGDGKGKTTAALGLAVRAVGAGFRVAMISFDKGGDHYSERRVIAERFPGEIDLFATGLKRFDPAAKTFRFGVTPEDVAEAERGLRLAQELLAGKKYDLVILDEALTCVPFGLLRESDVLELLAAKLAATELVLTGRGCPTSIIRLADLVSEVRCLKHYHANGVLARAGLDH, from the coding sequence ATGAAAACAGCTGACAAGAAATCTGGCCGCGGTCGCGGCCTCATCCAGGTCTATACCGGCGACGGCAAGGGCAAGACGACCGCTGCTCTCGGACTCGCGGTCCGCGCGGTCGGCGCTGGTTTCAGGGTCGCTATGATAAGTTTCGACAAGGGCGGCGATCATTATTCCGAGCGCCGGGTCATCGCCGAGCGCTTCCCGGGCGAGATCGATCTTTTCGCCACCGGACTCAAGCGTTTCGATCCGGCGGCCAAGACGTTCCGTTTCGGTGTCACGCCGGAGGACGTAGCCGAGGCTGAGCGCGGTCTGCGACTGGCACAAGAGCTATTAGCTGGTAAAAAATACGACCTGGTTATTCTCGATGAAGCCCTGACCTGCGTGCCGTTCGGATTGTTGCGGGAAAGCGACGTACTGGAACTGCTGGCCGCCAAATTAGCCGCGACCGAACTGGTGCTCACCGGCCGCGGTTGCCCGACGTCGATCATCCGGCTGGCTGATCTTGTGAGCGAGGTCCGCTGCCTCAAGCATTATCACGCGAACGGGGTGCTGGCGCGCGCCGGCTTGGATCACTGA
- a CDS encoding DUF5671 domain-containing protein: protein MNEDLKQFIKSALTEKIPRPDIKKALSQAGWAEEEIVSAIGAFAEIDFPIPVPRQRPYLSAREAFIYLLLFACLYWSAWSFGTLLFDFINHWIPDKLSQYYQLDIFGVRTSIASLIVAFPIYFWLTTLTIRWISRDPEKKSSKVRKWLTYLTLFVAASIIIGDLITLIYNLLAGELTLRFILKVLAVMLIAGLIFGYYLWDLRKEEK from the coding sequence ATGAATGAAGACCTTAAGCAGTTCATCAAATCCGCCCTGACGGAAAAGATCCCCAGGCCGGACATTAAAAAAGCCCTCTCCCAGGCCGGCTGGGCGGAAGAGGAGATCGTCTCGGCCATCGGAGCCTTTGCCGAGATCGACTTCCCGATCCCGGTGCCGCGCCAACGCCCCTACCTGTCGGCGCGCGAGGCGTTCATTTACCTGCTCCTGTTCGCCTGTCTCTATTGGAGCGCCTGGAGCTTCGGTACGCTGCTCTTCGATTTCATCAATCATTGGATCCCGGATAAGCTGTCGCAGTATTATCAGCTCGACATCTTCGGCGTGCGCACCTCGATCGCCTCGCTCATCGTCGCTTTCCCGATCTACTTCTGGCTGACGACGCTCACGATCAGATGGATCAGCCGCGATCCGGAAAAGAAGAGCTCCAAAGTCCGCAAGTGGCTGACCTACCTCACGCTCTTCGTGGCGGCCAGCATCATCATCGGCGACCTCATCACGCTCATCTATAACCTGCTCGCGGGCGAACTGACGCTGCGGTTCATCCTCAAAGTTCTGGCCGTAATGCTCATCGCCGGCCTGATCTTCGGCTACTACCTATGGGATCTGAGAAAGGAAGAGAAATAA